The Nitrospira sp. KM1 genome includes a window with the following:
- the pheT gene encoding phenylalanine--tRNA ligase subunit beta, whose translation MPTISIFKHDFESLIFGYSHSRKTMALDQIEEWLMLVKGELKGHNAETGELRIELQDSNRPDLWCCEGIARQIRTKQKGRPGPYPFLKRRTSVSRKIHVAAGLRTVRPFIAACTAKGYRVTAEGLAQLIQTQEKLADIFGRKRKTLSIGLYRLANIRFPVTYTLVNPDQARFTPLGMETVMTLSEILMVHPKGIEHGHILQGHDRVPLLHDANEQALSFPPIINSREIGEIQVGDEELFVEVTGMDLPMVMLTLNILAANLSDRGAAIEPVEIRYPSKTAVGKSVLTPQDLGRPLVLPVKTIEQSLGQPLGGPAVKKALEVYGYDVQVRNGKVKAKLPPFRQDLLHAMDVVEDVAISRGYADFLPVMPSQFTVGGLSQIEQLSDRSRELMVGMGFQEIISNILGSPNAYRDSMRLAGTEWGRMVEVDNTMSISFSCLRQWMIPSLLRVEAASNRAFYPHRMFESGEVAIPDDSHEVGSVTATVLGAVMAHAAAHFSEIHSCLDTLLYHLDRPYTLQPLAHPSFLDGRAGRILLEEMPVGLIGELHPEVLERWQIGVPVVAFEINLSRLLSAAGR comes from the coding sequence ATGCCCACTATTTCCATCTTTAAGCACGATTTTGAATCGCTGATCTTCGGCTACAGCCACTCACGGAAGACCATGGCCTTGGATCAGATCGAAGAGTGGCTGATGCTCGTGAAAGGGGAGTTAAAGGGACACAATGCGGAGACCGGTGAACTCCGCATTGAGCTCCAGGACAGCAACCGGCCGGACTTGTGGTGCTGCGAAGGCATCGCCAGGCAGATCCGGACCAAGCAGAAGGGCCGTCCCGGTCCGTATCCGTTCCTGAAGCGAAGGACTTCCGTTTCACGGAAGATACACGTGGCGGCGGGCCTGCGAACTGTCAGGCCGTTTATCGCCGCGTGCACCGCCAAGGGCTATCGTGTTACTGCCGAGGGGCTGGCTCAGCTCATTCAGACTCAGGAAAAACTCGCCGATATCTTCGGCCGGAAACGAAAGACTCTGTCGATCGGGCTGTATCGGCTCGCGAACATTCGCTTTCCTGTGACCTATACCTTGGTCAATCCGGATCAGGCCCGGTTTACTCCGCTGGGCATGGAAACCGTCATGACGCTGTCAGAAATTCTGATGGTGCATCCCAAGGGAATCGAGCACGGGCACATCCTGCAAGGACATGACCGCGTCCCGCTCCTTCACGATGCCAACGAGCAGGCATTGTCGTTTCCGCCGATCATCAACAGCCGCGAGATCGGGGAAATTCAGGTCGGCGACGAAGAACTGTTCGTGGAAGTCACGGGGATGGATTTGCCGATGGTCATGCTCACGCTCAATATCCTTGCGGCCAACCTGTCGGATCGAGGAGCCGCGATCGAGCCGGTCGAGATTCGGTATCCCTCTAAAACGGCCGTGGGGAAATCCGTACTGACGCCGCAAGATCTCGGGCGTCCTCTGGTGCTTCCGGTGAAAACAATCGAGCAATCGCTCGGGCAACCGCTCGGTGGTCCTGCCGTCAAGAAGGCGCTGGAAGTATACGGCTACGATGTGCAGGTCCGAAATGGAAAAGTAAAGGCGAAGTTGCCGCCGTTCCGCCAGGATTTGCTCCACGCCATGGACGTCGTGGAGGACGTGGCGATCAGCCGAGGGTATGCCGACTTTCTCCCCGTCATGCCGTCCCAGTTCACCGTTGGTGGCCTCTCGCAGATCGAACAGCTGTCCGATCGATCCCGTGAGCTGATGGTTGGGATGGGCTTTCAGGAAATCATTTCTAATATTTTGGGATCGCCCAATGCCTATCGGGATTCTATGCGACTCGCAGGGACGGAATGGGGACGAATGGTGGAGGTCGATAATACGATGTCCATCAGCTTCTCCTGCTTGCGCCAATGGATGATCCCATCTCTTCTCAGAGTTGAGGCGGCCTCCAACAGAGCCTTCTATCCGCATCGCATGTTCGAAAGCGGGGAGGTGGCGATACCGGACGATTCACATGAGGTGGGGTCAGTCACGGCAACAGTGCTGGGGGCGGTCATGGCGCATGCTGCGGCGCATTTCTCCGAGATTCACTCCTGTTTGGATACCCTGCTCTATCATCTTGATCGGCCGTATACGCTCCAGCCGTTGGCGCACCCGTCGTTTCTCGATGGACGGGCGGGAAGAATTCTCTTGGAGGAGATGCCCGTTGGTCTGATAGGAGAATTACATCCCGAGGTGTTGGAACGTTGGCAGATCGGGGTGCCCGTCGTGGCGTTCGAGATCAATCTATCCCGGCTGCTTTCAGCCGCAGGGCGATGA
- the rsmB gene encoding 16S rRNA (cytosine(967)-C(5))-methyltransferase RsmB — translation MSKGSGSVFLSGRLQSARSVALAVLIQSVESGEGVDLLLDRALDHSSLDKRDRALMMELTYGVLRRQGTIDWRLTPVLDKPMRRLPVMVQMLLRMATYQLLFLDRIPPSAAVNESVRLAKAATKTLGRDWSGFVNAVLRSLIREPVPPWPSVDDDPTAALAVRYSVPEWLSRRWIDRLGIRAAEASCEQAGTIPPVTIRVNRLRTTRDEFLGRLIEAGVNAISTIVSPWGIVLKDCGAIRSLPGFEEGMFYVEDEGAQMIPLVLDPRPGEAVLDACAAPGGKATHLAEIMSDNGLIYAVDRHKARVDLLKANCRRLGINSVMPVVGDARRQCEWSVTEDDRGDARLPATFDRILVDAPCSGLGVLRRHPESKWRKQDSSFERHQLLQLEILRSAAVSLRPGGTLVYSTCSTEPDENEIVIEKFLSTHGGFRRESAAPWLPAIARDHFLTPGGAYSTEGNLYSMDVFFAARLRKRLA, via the coding sequence ATGTCCAAAGGTTCCGGATCGGTATTCTTATCAGGCCGGCTTCAATCTGCACGGTCGGTCGCACTTGCCGTATTGATCCAATCGGTAGAATCCGGTGAGGGCGTCGACCTTCTGCTCGACCGCGCCCTCGACCATTCTTCATTGGATAAAAGAGATCGCGCGTTGATGATGGAACTTACCTATGGAGTCCTGAGGCGGCAGGGAACGATCGACTGGCGGCTTACACCGGTGCTCGACAAACCGATGCGCCGGCTTCCTGTGATGGTCCAAATGCTGCTGAGAATGGCAACGTATCAGTTGCTATTTTTGGATCGCATTCCCCCCTCGGCGGCCGTGAACGAGTCTGTACGTCTGGCCAAGGCTGCCACAAAAACTTTGGGACGAGATTGGAGCGGGTTCGTCAATGCCGTGCTGCGTTCATTGATTCGTGAGCCGGTACCTCCATGGCCATCGGTGGATGATGATCCGACTGCGGCCTTGGCCGTCCGGTATTCGGTGCCCGAATGGCTGAGCCGCCGATGGATCGATCGGTTGGGGATCAGGGCCGCCGAGGCCTCCTGTGAGCAGGCCGGGACGATTCCTCCGGTCACGATCCGTGTGAATCGTCTGAGGACGACCCGGGATGAATTTCTCGGCCGGTTGATTGAAGCCGGCGTGAACGCCATTTCAACAATCGTCAGTCCGTGGGGGATTGTCCTGAAAGACTGCGGCGCAATCCGATCGCTCCCGGGATTCGAGGAAGGGATGTTTTATGTCGAGGATGAAGGGGCGCAGATGATTCCTCTTGTGCTCGATCCCCGTCCCGGCGAGGCGGTTCTCGACGCCTGCGCGGCGCCGGGAGGAAAGGCGACCCATCTCGCGGAAATCATGAGCGACAACGGATTGATTTACGCAGTCGATCGACACAAGGCGAGGGTCGATTTGCTAAAAGCCAATTGCCGCCGGCTGGGGATCAACAGCGTGATGCCGGTCGTCGGTGATGCCAGGCGGCAGTGCGAGTGGTCGGTGACCGAAGACGACAGAGGCGACGCGCGTCTTCCGGCGACCTTCGACCGCATTCTCGTTGATGCGCCATGCAGCGGGCTAGGTGTCTTGCGGCGACATCCGGAATCGAAGTGGCGCAAGCAGGATTCGAGCTTCGAGCGGCATCAACTTCTGCAGCTGGAAATACTGCGCTCAGCGGCCGTCAGCTTGCGACCCGGCGGGACGCTGGTCTATAGTACGTGTTCGACCGAGCCGGACGAAAACGAAATCGTGATCGAGAAATTTCTCTCTACCCACGGGGGGTTCCGGCGTGAGTCCGCGGCGCCGTGGCTTCCCGCCATCGCTCGGGATCATTTCCTGACACCCGGGGGTGCGTATTCGACTGAAGGGAATCTGTATTCCATGGATGTGTTTTTCGCCGCACGGCTCAGAAAGCGACTCGCATGA
- a CDS encoding glycosyltransferase family 39 protein: MNVGSSEGNRQHQASLEQAVLRPAQDRRYDLLAMAFCLFIAVLALWLGSFREVGNWGVETDFFERDVIQAARIVAGQPYTNHHYPPGYAYLLALSSHFTHDMFTAGKILTGVSVGLIGLVSYRLLTILWGRRPALAAIVLTLLALLPYAVVASADMVVNLALLVSMWMLLRHETTRAVCAMAGIAAGVAYLLRYNALFVLVGAPVALLILGKETDSWKKRLGRIGVFSGAALIVMAPWLLVNWHRNGNPFSSDLYQQVAAHFYHPQGDGFGRTIAEMGQRFTSPWDVMVHDPLRIAKRFFKDVLYTKAAHLTWRVIEFPAALFAGAGLLLYFQRMTKKRAAFLILCMAGYLLHGLAGFAVRFYFFLFPLLFALVVLPIFYFERMPISGRVAGREWAVGWWVFGLVALAATYSTYVSTSQFLRLEPKHLLEAASMIKSRAVAGDRIMAIEPHLAHLTGLEVTSAMVADSLDQYLATVAGEHIRFLVYSEHEEDYWPGLHSLSQPNQLPKGYRVIYQHGPSRTIVYEIEGAAASP; this comes from the coding sequence GCCGTCCTACGGCCGGCACAGGATCGCCGATACGATCTGCTCGCAATGGCATTTTGTCTTTTCATTGCTGTTTTAGCACTATGGCTGGGGTCCTTCCGAGAAGTGGGAAATTGGGGAGTAGAGACCGACTTTTTCGAGCGAGATGTCATACAGGCCGCCCGGATCGTTGCCGGACAACCCTATACGAACCACCACTATCCGCCTGGCTATGCGTATCTGCTCGCCCTATCGTCCCACTTCACGCACGACATGTTTACCGCGGGCAAGATCCTGACGGGTGTTTCGGTAGGTCTGATCGGCCTCGTGAGTTATCGTCTGCTGACGATCTTGTGGGGAAGGCGGCCGGCGCTTGCGGCCATCGTCCTGACACTGCTCGCGCTCCTGCCGTATGCGGTTGTCGCATCGGCCGACATGGTCGTCAACCTTGCCCTGCTGGTATCGATGTGGATGCTGTTGCGACACGAAACCACACGGGCCGTCTGCGCGATGGCCGGCATCGCGGCGGGCGTCGCGTACCTTCTCCGCTACAACGCTCTCTTCGTACTCGTCGGGGCTCCCGTGGCGCTGCTGATTCTCGGCAAGGAAACCGATTCTTGGAAGAAGAGACTGGGTAGGATCGGGGTGTTCTCAGGAGCAGCCCTGATCGTCATGGCGCCATGGCTGTTGGTGAATTGGCATCGAAATGGGAATCCGTTTTCGAGCGATCTCTATCAGCAGGTCGCTGCGCACTTTTATCATCCGCAAGGGGATGGGTTCGGCCGGACGATTGCTGAAATGGGACAGCGCTTCACCTCTCCATGGGATGTCATGGTCCATGATCCCTTGCGGATCGCGAAGAGGTTTTTCAAGGACGTGCTCTATACCAAGGCCGCTCACTTGACATGGCGGGTGATAGAGTTCCCGGCCGCTCTGTTTGCCGGCGCAGGGCTGTTGTTATATTTCCAGCGGATGACGAAAAAGCGGGCGGCGTTTTTGATCCTGTGCATGGCCGGATACCTGCTCCATGGGCTGGCCGGATTTGCCGTCCGTTTCTATTTCTTTCTGTTTCCACTCCTCTTTGCGCTGGTGGTGCTGCCGATATTTTATTTTGAGCGGATGCCAATTTCGGGACGCGTTGCCGGAAGAGAATGGGCCGTTGGGTGGTGGGTGTTCGGCCTCGTGGCGCTTGCCGCGACCTATAGTACCTATGTGAGTACGAGCCAGTTTCTGCGGCTTGAACCGAAACATCTCCTCGAAGCGGCCTCGATGATCAAATCCCGCGCAGTTGCAGGCGACCGGATCATGGCCATTGAGCCACACCTGGCCCATTTGACTGGCTTGGAGGTGACGTCGGCAATGGTTGCTGATTCTCTAGACCAATATCTTGCAACCGTGGCGGGCGAACATATTCGGTTCCTCGTGTACAGCGAGCACGAAGAAGATTACTGGCCGGGACTGCACTCCTTGAGTCAACCGAATCAGCTCCCGAAAGGCTATCGGGTGATTTACCAGCATGGGCCGAGCCGGACCATTGTGTATGAGATCGAGGGGGCGGCTGCCAGCCCCTAA
- a CDS encoding CV_2116 domain-containing protein, with amino-acid sequence MSKEASYKNYRIKSQPIHVLDSQQWLSDITIFWETGSALAVRHFTPEGVYQTETDADVHGIAYAERVIDGKVVGQSLSDSR; translated from the coding sequence ATGAGTAAAGAGGCGTCTTACAAGAACTACAGAATCAAATCCCAACCCATTCATGTTCTGGATTCCCAGCAATGGTTATCCGACATTACGATCTTTTGGGAAACCGGATCTGCCTTAGCCGTGCGGCACTTCACGCCGGAAGGGGTCTATCAAACCGAAACCGATGCCGATGTGCATGGGATCGCGTATGCGGAGCGAGTCATTGATGGAAAGGTAGTAGGGCAATCGCTCTCTGATTCTCGGTGA
- the rpe gene encoding ribulose-phosphate 3-epimerase produces MTRSVHIAPSILSADFARLAEEVGAVERGGADLLHVDVMDGHFVPNLTVGPPIVESLRKVTKLPLDVHLMITNADAFIAEFASAGADYMTVHVEACPHLHRTIQAIKEHGVKAGVTLNPATSLHTIEEILPYVDLVLIMSVNPGFGGQQFIESSLQKIAAVRRMLDEIQSSALLEVDGGIKVNNAAQILAAGAEVLVAGSAVFTSRDYGATIAALRGAAHPAASAQR; encoded by the coding sequence ATGACCCGATCCGTCCACATCGCTCCTTCGATCTTGTCCGCTGATTTTGCGCGGCTGGCAGAAGAGGTTGGCGCGGTCGAACGGGGCGGGGCCGACTTGCTGCACGTCGACGTCATGGACGGCCATTTTGTTCCCAACCTGACCGTGGGCCCTCCAATCGTCGAATCGTTGAGAAAAGTCACCAAGCTCCCGTTGGACGTGCATCTCATGATTACCAATGCCGATGCGTTCATTGCAGAGTTCGCTTCGGCCGGTGCGGACTACATGACGGTGCACGTGGAGGCCTGCCCTCATTTGCACCGGACGATCCAAGCCATCAAAGAACATGGCGTGAAGGCAGGGGTGACGCTCAATCCTGCCACCTCTCTGCACACAATCGAGGAAATTCTTCCCTACGTCGATCTCGTCCTCATCATGTCGGTCAATCCAGGCTTCGGCGGCCAACAGTTCATCGAGTCGTCTCTGCAGAAAATAGCGGCTGTCCGGCGAATGCTCGACGAGATCCAGAGCTCGGCGCTCTTGGAAGTGGACGGAGGAATTAAAGTCAACAATGCCGCTCAGATCCTGGCCGCCGGTGCAGAAGTCCTCGTGGCCGGTTCCGCTGTCTTTACGAGCCGTGACTACGGCGCCACGATTGCTGCGTTGCGCGGCGCGGCGCATCCGGCCGCCTCTGCGCAGCGATAG
- a CDS encoding SGNH/GDSL hydrolase family protein, which yields MINQPLKRLFVVAGVLLTSLIALEVAVRSWGFSQPHIYDPIYTAFDRHGTIPYVHKPNLAQARARGLAIINTDSLGLRTKTAGLLYGPKQPNEYRIAIVGDSCTFGEGVRNTADTFAQVLEDELNEPPQALKVKVFNYGASAYSVKEMAATLQYRMLDIEPDLVMMAIVPSDFNLARTPLIDEAGYLISHRMSFVSGLSSTASQVIRNAHLLYVLRAFAVPLFIKPVDIMQVMSRGEIPESYHYIKHFKETAEQGRLSYMIVLLPLLDNSWGPVPDQLTRDSIGYVDLSFLVKDFTREQYRASPFDPHPSAAVHRRIGQELATVLQRSAFSARDHHEDGRQ from the coding sequence ATGATCAACCAGCCTCTCAAGAGGCTCTTTGTCGTCGCGGGTGTTCTACTCACCTCCCTCATTGCGCTCGAGGTCGCGGTCAGAAGTTGGGGGTTTTCTCAGCCACATATCTACGATCCCATTTATACGGCGTTTGACCGCCACGGAACCATTCCGTATGTCCATAAGCCCAATCTGGCACAAGCCAGGGCGCGCGGACTTGCCATCATTAACACCGATAGTCTCGGACTGCGGACGAAGACCGCAGGGTTATTGTATGGTCCCAAACAGCCGAACGAATATCGTATCGCGATCGTCGGAGATTCCTGCACATTCGGCGAAGGTGTGCGAAACACCGCGGATACGTTCGCACAAGTATTGGAAGACGAACTGAACGAGCCTCCACAGGCTCTCAAGGTGAAAGTGTTCAACTATGGTGCATCGGCGTATAGCGTCAAAGAGATGGCGGCGACACTGCAATACCGAATGTTGGACATCGAGCCGGATCTGGTCATGATGGCCATCGTTCCCTCGGATTTCAACTTGGCTCGAACGCCTTTGATTGATGAGGCAGGCTATCTCATCAGTCATAGGATGTCCTTTGTCAGTGGTCTGAGTTCGACGGCAAGCCAGGTTATACGGAATGCTCATCTTCTCTATGTTCTGAGAGCCTTTGCCGTCCCGTTGTTCATTAAGCCTGTCGATATCATGCAGGTGATGTCACGAGGAGAGATCCCCGAATCGTATCACTACATCAAGCACTTCAAGGAAACGGCAGAACAAGGCAGGCTCTCATACATGATCGTACTTCTTCCGCTCCTGGACAATTCGTGGGGACCTGTGCCGGACCAACTGACCCGCGACAGTATCGGCTATGTCGATCTGTCGTTCTTGGTGAAGGATTTTACGAGGGAGCAGTACAGGGCGAGCCCATTTGACCCACATCCGTCGGCTGCAGTGCACCGTCGAATCGGCCAAGAACTCGCAACGGTGTTACAGCGCAGCGCATTCAGCGCTCGAGACCATCATGAAGACGGTAGGCAGTAG
- a CDS encoding phenylalanine--tRNA ligase subunit alpha, producing MDISLLIDSLHPLEIRVLTAFGQRVVAATLDSEQLAEVTGLEPSQLSMAVEWLLAKSLLVIDKETITPVVSITPIGQQYLDASSPLERVLAAARQGAETGHRVTIQALQSQDGLDSSLVSKAVGRLKKEGALLIVQGGCIESTGRPSPTAERLRSLFQELRHSPRELQSFPEPERHVIEDYAVKRGNAKEPFRIDERVARVFKLSAEGVTASEHLVAQGVAEEVSQLSPELLKDGGWRNKRFRKYTISLRPPRIGTGKKHPYREFLDSVKTKLVSMGFLEMRGSLVETEFWNMDALFMPQFHPARDIHDVYFVKEPTHAGHIAEPFLTRVGQTHQNGGTTTGSTGWGYPFDAERAKRLVLRSQGTAVSARTLAATPATPGKYFSIARCFRYDQVDATHATDFFQVEGIVLGADINFRTLLGLLNLFAREVAQAREVKFLPAYFPFTEPSVELHVRHPRLGWMELGGAGLFRPEVTLPLGVGVPVIAWGLGLDRMAMVALGIHDIRELFTDNLELIRTTKVPL from the coding sequence GTGGATATTTCATTACTCATCGACAGCCTGCATCCTCTCGAAATCCGCGTGCTGACCGCGTTCGGCCAGCGGGTTGTCGCGGCGACGCTCGACTCGGAACAGCTGGCCGAGGTGACGGGGCTGGAACCATCGCAACTGAGCATGGCCGTCGAATGGCTGCTGGCGAAGTCGCTTCTCGTCATCGACAAAGAGACGATCACTCCGGTCGTCTCAATCACTCCAATCGGACAACAGTACCTTGATGCCTCCTCCCCGCTCGAACGGGTGCTCGCGGCCGCCCGTCAAGGAGCCGAAACCGGCCATCGCGTGACGATACAGGCTCTTCAATCTCAGGACGGGCTCGATTCTTCCCTCGTCAGCAAAGCCGTTGGCCGGCTCAAGAAAGAAGGCGCGCTGCTGATCGTGCAGGGTGGTTGCATCGAATCGACGGGACGGCCAAGCCCCACTGCTGAGCGGCTTCGAAGCCTGTTCCAAGAACTGCGCCACAGTCCGCGAGAGCTGCAAAGTTTTCCGGAGCCGGAGCGCCACGTCATTGAAGACTATGCAGTCAAGCGAGGTAATGCGAAAGAGCCGTTTCGGATCGACGAACGCGTGGCCCGGGTATTCAAGCTTTCGGCCGAAGGCGTCACCGCGTCGGAACACCTGGTTGCACAAGGCGTTGCCGAGGAAGTCTCCCAACTCAGCCCTGAACTCCTCAAGGACGGAGGCTGGCGCAACAAGCGCTTCAGAAAATACACCATCAGTCTTCGGCCTCCAAGGATCGGAACCGGGAAAAAGCATCCATACCGAGAGTTTCTCGATTCGGTCAAGACCAAGCTGGTCAGCATGGGCTTCCTCGAAATGCGCGGCTCGCTGGTCGAGACCGAATTCTGGAACATGGACGCCTTGTTCATGCCGCAGTTTCATCCCGCCCGTGACATTCATGACGTGTACTTCGTCAAAGAGCCGACACATGCCGGGCACATTGCCGAGCCGTTTCTGACTCGCGTCGGCCAGACGCATCAGAACGGGGGAACCACGACGGGGTCGACCGGATGGGGTTATCCGTTTGATGCCGAGCGGGCGAAGCGGTTGGTCTTGAGAAGCCAAGGGACGGCCGTTTCTGCGAGGACGTTGGCGGCTACTCCAGCGACGCCGGGGAAATACTTCTCGATCGCGCGCTGTTTCCGTTATGACCAGGTCGACGCGACGCACGCGACGGACTTTTTCCAGGTGGAGGGCATCGTGCTCGGAGCGGACATTAATTTTCGAACCCTGCTCGGCCTGTTGAATCTCTTCGCTCGCGAGGTCGCGCAGGCAAGGGAAGTCAAATTCCTTCCCGCGTATTTTCCATTTACCGAGCCGTCCGTGGAACTGCACGTGCGCCATCCCCGACTCGGCTGGATGGAGTTGGGCGGAGCCGGGCTCTTTAGGCCCGAAGTCACGTTGCCGCTCGGCGTTGGAGTTCCCGTCATAGCGTGGGGGCTGGGGCTCGATCGTATGGCCATGGTGGCACTGGGAATTCACGACATTCGCGAGCTTTTCACCGACAATCTGGAATTGATCAGAACCACCAAGGTCCCGCTGTAA
- a CDS encoding ABC transporter ATP-binding protein, translated as MIAIKAEQLKKKYTISLGKRQNNGAHEHLSERVSDFFRNCLTASSRRMAQQELWSLQDVSFEIKVGEAVGIIGRNGAGKSTLLKILSRITEPTSGRAYIHGRVGVLLEIGTGFHGELTGRDNIYLSGIILGMKKYEIKRRFDEIVAFSGIEQFIDTPVKRYSSGMYVRLAFAVAAHLETQVLILDEIFAVGDGEFQKKCTAKMEEMGSQGRTVLLVSHNLPLVTRLCQRAILMDQGRILADGQAGEVVSQYLSLHAGASGLREWTDRRIAPGNDAVRLRAVRIRDEQMVVKNVLDTTESFAVELEYEVLRPGLVLAPHFALVNDKSDLVFTAYEPDQTVRRREVGNYVSRGIVPGNLLTEGTYFVNAHCRTLRSREVDIQEYEALVLQIVEGDTEHSARGHIGGPIPGVIRPRLQWTVNFDKFEQ; from the coding sequence ATGATTGCAATTAAGGCCGAACAGCTGAAGAAGAAATACACCATTTCGTTAGGAAAGCGACAGAACAACGGGGCGCATGAACACCTGTCAGAGCGAGTATCCGATTTTTTCAGGAACTGCCTCACGGCTTCATCTCGTCGCATGGCACAACAGGAATTGTGGTCTCTTCAAGACGTATCTTTTGAGATTAAAGTCGGAGAAGCGGTGGGCATTATCGGAAGGAATGGAGCTGGGAAATCAACTCTTCTGAAAATCCTATCTCGAATAACGGAGCCCACGAGCGGGCGAGCCTACATACACGGTCGAGTAGGGGTCTTACTCGAGATCGGCACAGGCTTTCACGGTGAGTTGACCGGGCGGGATAACATCTATTTAAGCGGAATCATCCTCGGGATGAAAAAATATGAGATCAAGCGGCGGTTCGATGAAATCGTCGCGTTTTCCGGAATCGAGCAATTTATCGATACGCCCGTTAAACGTTATTCGAGCGGCATGTACGTCCGCCTCGCCTTCGCCGTCGCAGCGCATTTGGAGACTCAAGTATTGATTCTCGACGAGATTTTCGCCGTCGGTGACGGTGAGTTCCAGAAAAAATGCACCGCCAAAATGGAAGAGATGGGCAGCCAAGGAAGAACTGTTTTGCTCGTATCGCATAATTTGCCCTTGGTAACCCGGTTGTGCCAAAGGGCAATTTTGATGGACCAAGGGCGAATTCTCGCTGATGGCCAGGCGGGAGAGGTCGTGAGCCAGTATCTCAGTCTGCACGCCGGGGCCTCAGGCTTGCGTGAATGGACGGATCGTAGGATAGCTCCGGGAAACGATGCCGTTCGCCTACGGGCAGTACGAATCCGCGATGAGCAGATGGTGGTCAAGAATGTCCTGGATACCACGGAGTCGTTCGCCGTGGAGTTGGAATATGAGGTGCTTCGCCCGGGGCTGGTATTGGCACCTCACTTTGCCCTCGTGAACGACAAGAGCGATCTGGTCTTTACCGCCTATGAACCGGACCAAACCGTGCGCCGCCGAGAGGTCGGCAACTACGTCAGCCGAGGCATCGTACCGGGCAACCTGCTCACTGAAGGCACCTATTTTGTGAATGCCCATTGTAGAACGCTGCGCAGCCGAGAAGTCGACATACAAGAGTACGAAGCCCTCGTACTGCAGATTGTCGAAGGTGACACCGAACATTCCGCCCGCGGCCACATCGGTGGTCCCATCCCAGGTGTGATTCGGCCACGGTTACAGTGGACGGTGAATTTCGATAAGTTCGAGCAATAA
- the fmt gene encoding methionyl-tRNA formyltransferase, translating into MRIVFMGTPDFAVPSLDALLKSDDEVVGIVTQPDRPKGRGQSLVFSPVKQLAERERIPLLQPSKMKDPDFQKSLAAWKPDVIAVAAFGRILPQSILMLPSKGCINVHGSLLPKYRGAGPIQWAIINGETETGITTMLMDEGMDTGAMLLQESLIIDPSDTAGSLSPKLAALGGRLLVETIHRLKAGTLTPIQQDHSKATMAPLLKKEDGVIDWSLSAKDIANRVRGLTPWPGAYTFLGGERLMVWRVHLAATITSDAPGTITAVKKDEVHIATGGGTLIMTELQSANGRRMTVGQYLAGHPLQVGARLGTETAA; encoded by the coding sequence ATGCGTATCGTATTTATGGGAACACCGGATTTTGCCGTGCCCTCGCTTGACGCTCTTTTGAAGTCGGATGACGAGGTAGTGGGAATCGTTACACAACCGGACCGCCCCAAAGGGCGCGGTCAGTCACTCGTATTTTCACCGGTCAAGCAACTGGCGGAACGTGAGCGCATTCCTCTCCTGCAACCGAGCAAGATGAAAGATCCGGATTTTCAGAAAAGTCTAGCTGCCTGGAAGCCGGATGTGATTGCGGTTGCCGCCTTCGGGCGCATCTTGCCGCAGTCGATCCTGATGCTTCCGTCCAAAGGATGTATCAATGTGCACGGCTCTCTGTTGCCGAAGTATCGCGGAGCCGGTCCCATTCAATGGGCGATCATCAACGGCGAAACGGAAACCGGCATCACCACGATGCTGATGGATGAAGGTATGGATACCGGAGCCATGCTGCTTCAGGAGTCACTGATTATCGATCCGAGCGATACGGCGGGTAGCTTATCCCCAAAACTGGCTGCATTGGGCGGTCGATTATTGGTTGAAACGATCCATCGCTTGAAAGCCGGAACGTTGACTCCTATTCAACAGGACCACAGCAAGGCGACGATGGCGCCTCTACTCAAAAAAGAAGATGGAGTAATCGATTGGAGCCTGAGCGCCAAGGACATTGCCAATCGAGTCCGCGGTCTGACGCCCTGGCCCGGCGCATATACGTTTCTGGGAGGAGAGCGTTTAATGGTATGGCGTGTACATCTCGCAGCCACCATCACGTCCGATGCTCCCGGAACGATCACCGCGGTCAAAAAGGATGAAGTTCACATCGCGACCGGCGGAGGCACCCTGATCATGACGGAGCTCCAGAGCGCGAATGGGCGACGGATGACAGTTGGACAGTATCTTGCCGGACATCCACTTCAAGTCGGTGCACGTTTGGGAACAGAGACCGCGGCATAG